A section of the Brevundimonas sp. AJA228-03 genome encodes:
- the ppdK gene encoding pyruvate, phosphate dikinase: MTQWVYGFGGGSADGDASMKNLLGGKGANLAEMSSLGLPVPPGFTITTEACVHYYSNGQNYPDGLHGQVAEGLAKVEAVVGKTFGDASNPLLVSVRSGARASMPGMMDTVLNLGLNDETVEGLAKLSGDRRFAFDSYRRFITMYSNVVLGLSHDDFEEVLDDHKDRLGVTVDTDLSASDWEKVVAEYKTVVERELGQPFPQDPHEQLWGAVSAVFASWMNDRAKFYRRMHDIPESWGTAVNVQSMVFGNMGETSATGVAFTRNPSTGEARLYGEFLINAQGEDVVAGIRTPQSLTRIGREEMGETAPSMEEAMPTVFAQFVDVVGKLETHYRDMQDIEFTVEQGRLWMLQTRNGKRTAKSALKIAVDLAAEGVISQEEAISRVEPSALDQLLHPTLDPDATRSVIATGLPASPGAATGRIVFDANEAERLGQLGDAVILVREETSPEDIHGMHAARGIVTARGGMTSHAAVVARGMGRPCVCGINALSINEHAGTFTAHGRTFKAGEIITIDGSKGEVLEGSVAMIEPELTGDFQTLMAWADKVRRLKVRANAETPQDARTARGFGAEGIGLCRTEHMFFDEARIAAVREMILADDEAGRRTALAKIEPFQKSDFVELFTIMAGLPVTVRLLDPPLHEFIPHTDEDIDALAAASGIDAAKLKRRARELHETNPMLGHRGCRLGVAYPEIYEMQVRAILEAALEVKKTAAEAPIPEIMHPLVAMGLEMKYLRELTDRTARDVFDKAGDTVEYLVGTMIELPRAALRAGDLAEYAEFFSFGTNDLTQTTFGISRDDSGRFLQAYMDKGIFETDPFVRLDQEGVGDLIRIAAERGGAVRPDIKMGICGEHGGDPASIAFCEQVGLAYVSCSPYRVPIARLAAAQAALNVEREKDR, encoded by the coding sequence ATGACACAGTGGGTGTACGGCTTCGGCGGCGGGTCCGCCGATGGCGATGCGTCGATGAAGAACCTGCTGGGGGGCAAGGGTGCCAATCTGGCGGAGATGTCGTCCCTGGGGCTGCCCGTTCCTCCGGGCTTCACCATCACCACCGAGGCGTGCGTCCACTACTATTCCAACGGCCAGAACTACCCCGACGGCCTGCACGGCCAGGTCGCTGAAGGATTGGCCAAGGTTGAGGCCGTCGTCGGCAAGACCTTCGGCGATGCGTCCAACCCGCTGCTGGTCTCCGTCCGCTCCGGCGCTCGCGCCTCCATGCCCGGCATGATGGACACGGTGCTGAACCTCGGCCTCAACGACGAGACGGTCGAGGGGCTGGCGAAACTGTCGGGCGACCGCCGCTTCGCCTTCGACAGCTATCGCCGCTTCATCACCATGTATTCGAACGTCGTGCTGGGCCTGAGCCACGACGATTTCGAGGAGGTCCTGGACGACCACAAGGACCGCCTCGGCGTCACCGTCGACACCGACCTGTCGGCCTCGGACTGGGAAAAGGTCGTCGCCGAATACAAGACGGTGGTCGAGCGCGAGCTGGGTCAGCCCTTCCCCCAGGATCCGCATGAACAGCTGTGGGGGGCGGTCTCGGCCGTATTCGCCAGCTGGATGAACGACCGGGCGAAATTCTATCGCCGCATGCACGACATCCCCGAAAGCTGGGGTACGGCCGTCAACGTCCAGTCGATGGTGTTCGGCAACATGGGCGAGACCTCGGCGACCGGCGTGGCTTTCACCCGCAACCCCTCGACCGGCGAGGCACGACTGTACGGCGAGTTCCTGATCAACGCCCAGGGCGAGGACGTCGTCGCAGGCATTCGCACGCCCCAGTCCCTGACCCGGATCGGCCGCGAGGAGATGGGTGAGACCGCGCCGTCCATGGAAGAGGCCATGCCCACGGTCTTCGCCCAGTTCGTCGATGTCGTCGGCAAGCTGGAAACCCACTACCGCGATATGCAGGATATCGAGTTCACGGTCGAACAGGGCCGACTGTGGATGCTGCAGACCCGCAACGGCAAGCGCACCGCCAAGTCGGCGCTGAAGATCGCCGTCGACCTCGCGGCAGAGGGCGTGATCTCGCAGGAGGAAGCCATCAGTCGGGTCGAGCCGTCGGCGCTGGACCAGCTGCTGCACCCGACTCTCGATCCGGACGCGACCCGCTCCGTGATCGCCACCGGCCTGCCCGCCAGCCCCGGCGCCGCGACCGGCAGGATCGTGTTCGACGCCAATGAGGCCGAGCGGCTGGGTCAGCTGGGCGACGCCGTCATCCTGGTCCGCGAGGAAACCAGCCCCGAAGACATCCACGGCATGCACGCGGCGCGCGGCATCGTCACGGCGCGCGGCGGCATGACCAGCCACGCGGCCGTGGTCGCGCGCGGCATGGGTCGGCCCTGCGTTTGCGGGATCAACGCCCTGTCGATCAACGAGCATGCCGGAACCTTCACCGCCCACGGCCGCACCTTCAAGGCGGGCGAGATCATCACCATCGACGGCTCGAAGGGCGAGGTGCTCGAAGGGTCTGTCGCGATGATCGAGCCGGAGCTGACAGGCGATTTCCAGACCCTGATGGCCTGGGCCGACAAGGTTCGTCGCCTGAAGGTCCGCGCCAATGCGGAGACCCCGCAGGACGCCAGGACCGCGCGCGGCTTCGGGGCCGAGGGCATCGGCCTTTGCCGCACCGAGCACATGTTCTTCGACGAGGCCCGGATCGCCGCCGTGCGCGAGATGATCCTGGCCGATGACGAGGCCGGCCGTCGCACGGCGCTGGCCAAGATCGAGCCGTTCCAGAAGTCGGACTTCGTGGAGCTGTTCACCATCATGGCCGGCCTGCCCGTCACGGTGCGGCTGCTGGATCCGCCGCTGCACGAATTCATTCCCCACACCGACGAGGACATCGACGCGCTGGCGGCGGCCTCCGGCATCGACGCCGCCAAGCTGAAACGCCGGGCCCGCGAGCTGCATGAGACCAACCCCATGCTCGGCCACCGCGGCTGCCGTCTCGGGGTCGCCTATCCGGAAATCTACGAGATGCAGGTGCGCGCGATCCTGGAGGCCGCGCTGGAGGTGAAGAAGACGGCCGCCGAGGCCCCGATCCCCGAGATCATGCACCCGCTGGTCGCCATGGGTCTGGAGATGAAATATCTGCGTGAGCTGACCGATCGCACGGCGAGGGACGTGTTCGACAAGGCCGGCGACACGGTTGAATACCTGGTCGGCACCATGATCGAACTGCCGCGCGCCGCCCTGCGCGCCGGCGACCTGGCCGAATACGCCGAATTCTTCTCCTTCGGCACCAACGACCTGACCCAGACGACCTTCGGCATCAGCCGGGACGACTCCGGCCGCTTCCTGCAGGCCTATATGGACAAGGGCATCTTCGAGACCGACCCCTTCGTCCGTCTGGACCAGGAGGGCGTAGGCGACCTGATCCGCATCGCGGCCGAACGGGGCGGGGCGGTCCGTCCGGACATCAAGATGGGCATCTGCGGCGAGCACGGCGGGGACCCGGCCTCGATCGCCTTCTGCGAACAGGTCGGCCTCGCCTACGTCAGCTGCAGCCCCTACCGCGTGCCGATCGCACGGCTGGCGGCGGCCCAGGCGGCGCTGAACGTGGAGCGCGAGAAGGATCGTTGA
- a CDS encoding ketopantoate reductase family protein, with amino-acid sequence MKIAVVGPGAIGATVAAHLSHNLDDLTVCVRTVFDHLVVDTPAGRIEALPHILTRPDPAQSVEWVQVATKAYDVEATALWLARLVGRPMEWDARKATSPASAPDTGFPRR; translated from the coding sequence ATGAAGATCGCCGTGGTCGGTCCCGGTGCCATCGGCGCGACGGTCGCGGCGCACCTGTCGCATAACCTCGATGACCTGACGGTCTGCGTTCGAACCGTGTTTGATCATTTGGTCGTCGATACACCAGCCGGCCGCATCGAGGCGCTGCCGCACATCTTGACCCGCCCGGATCCGGCGCAGTCAGTCGAATGGGTGCAGGTGGCAACCAAGGCCTATGACGTTGAGGCGACCGCTCTCTGGCTGGCCAGGCTGGTGGGACGCCCGATGGAGTGGGATGCCCGGAAGGCGACATCGCCCGCCTCGGCACCCGACACGGGATTTCCACGCCGCTGA
- a CDS encoding beta-ketoacyl-ACP synthase III gives MPHAVIAATGLFTPEQSISNAELVEAYNAWAERWNAAHAGQIAEGDVAALTPSSEAFIEKASGIKSRFVLDKAGILDPGRMAPYLAERSNDELSIMAEMAVKAAQQAIEAWGKPVSGIGAVLCAASNMPRPYPALAIEIQQALGIEGFGFDMNVACSSATFGIKTAADFLANDPTRAVLMVNPEVCSAHLNFTDRDSHFIFGDVCTAVIVESSETAGPGGWDILGTRLKTVFSNNIRNNFGFLNRWAGETGAAAGSDRPAGQQDDKLFIQQGRKVFKDVVPMVSDMIIDHAGDLGLDPTALKRLWLHQANINMNSMIGRKVLGRDPTEAENVIILDEYANTSSAGSIIAFHLHNDGFEAGETGLICSFGAGYSAGTVFVRQRG, from the coding sequence TTGCCACACGCTGTTATCGCCGCCACCGGACTGTTCACCCCCGAACAGTCCATTTCCAACGCAGAACTGGTGGAGGCCTACAATGCCTGGGCCGAGCGATGGAACGCTGCCCACGCGGGCCAGATCGCCGAGGGCGATGTCGCAGCCCTGACGCCGTCGTCCGAGGCCTTCATCGAGAAGGCGTCGGGCATCAAGAGCCGGTTCGTCCTCGACAAGGCGGGCATCCTGGATCCCGGGCGGATGGCTCCGTACCTCGCCGAACGGTCCAACGACGAACTGTCGATCATGGCCGAAATGGCCGTCAAGGCGGCGCAGCAGGCCATCGAAGCCTGGGGCAAGCCGGTCAGCGGGATCGGTGCGGTCCTGTGCGCGGCCTCCAACATGCCCCGCCCCTATCCGGCCCTGGCGATCGAGATCCAGCAGGCGCTGGGCATCGAGGGCTTCGGCTTCGACATGAACGTGGCCTGTTCCTCGGCGACCTTCGGCATCAAGACGGCGGCCGACTTCCTCGCCAACGACCCGACCAGGGCCGTGCTGATGGTCAACCCGGAGGTCTGTTCGGCGCACCTGAACTTCACCGATCGCGACAGCCACTTCATCTTCGGCGACGTCTGCACCGCTGTGATCGTGGAGTCGTCGGAGACGGCCGGTCCGGGCGGCTGGGACATCCTGGGGACCCGGCTGAAGACGGTGTTCTCCAACAATATCCGCAACAACTTCGGCTTCCTGAACCGCTGGGCCGGGGAGACGGGCGCGGCCGCCGGATCGGACCGCCCCGCCGGCCAGCAGGACGACAAGCTGTTCATCCAGCAGGGTCGCAAGGTCTTCAAGGACGTCGTGCCGATGGTGTCGGACATGATCATCGACCATGCGGGTGATCTTGGTCTCGACCCCACGGCCCTGAAGCGCCTGTGGCTCCATCAGGCCAACATCAACATGAACTCGATGATCGGCCGCAAGGTCCTGGGCCGCGACCCGACCGAAGCCGAGAATGTGATCATCCTGGACGAGTACGCCAACACCTCGTCGGCCGGCTCCATCATCGCCTTCCACCTGCACAACGACGGGTTCGAAGCGGGCGAAACGGGGCTGATCTGCAGCTTTGGCGCAGGCTATTCTGCCGGAACGGTGTTCGTGCGACAACGGGGCTGA